One genomic segment of Fimbriimonadaceae bacterium includes these proteins:
- a CDS encoding sigma-70 family RNA polymerase sigma factor, whose translation MHSNQTDCVGSSFGVDGGLGGTLAAQFLDAGGRIVEDSSTEGASSRDLPDAEPAPEEIEELEQKGAAELEPDTHGVEDSVRMWLKRIGRISLLTPEQEVELARHAEAGCQKCKRAMIEANLRLVVSIAKRYLGRGLSMQDLIQEGNMGLIRAVEKFNYRKGYRFSTYATWWIRQAITRAISDHGRTIRVPVHTLEAVNRLVRCAGQLQQQLGREATENEIAQALGISADKVRDFLRAVAEPLSLETPVGDNEDASLGEFLEERGTETPQDAAARAMLRRRIEDILCTLSEREREVILLRFGLNGGRAHTLEEVARCFQVTRERIRQIEQKSLKKLKHPSRARRLLEVIE comes from the coding sequence ATGCATTCGAACCAAACGGATTGTGTCGGTTCCTCCTTTGGCGTCGATGGGGGGCTCGGAGGGACGCTGGCCGCCCAGTTCCTCGACGCAGGGGGCCGGATCGTCGAAGACTCGTCCACCGAGGGCGCTTCGTCGCGGGACTTGCCCGATGCCGAGCCGGCTCCCGAGGAGATCGAGGAGCTCGAGCAGAAGGGTGCCGCCGAACTGGAGCCCGACACGCACGGGGTCGAGGACTCGGTGCGCATGTGGCTCAAGCGCATCGGCCGCATCTCGCTGCTCACCCCCGAGCAGGAAGTCGAGTTGGCGCGGCACGCCGAGGCGGGATGCCAAAAATGCAAGCGTGCGATGATCGAGGCGAACCTGCGGCTCGTCGTCAGCATCGCCAAGCGCTACCTGGGCCGCGGCCTTTCGATGCAGGATCTGATCCAAGAGGGCAACATGGGCCTGATCCGAGCGGTGGAGAAGTTCAACTACCGCAAGGGCTACCGCTTCAGCACCTACGCCACCTGGTGGATCCGGCAGGCGATCACCCGCGCGATCAGCGATCACGGGCGAACAATCCGCGTCCCGGTCCACACCCTCGAAGCCGTGAACCGGCTCGTTCGTTGCGCCGGGCAGCTCCAGCAACAACTGGGACGCGAGGCCACCGAAAACGAGATCGCCCAGGCACTCGGCATCAGCGCGGACAAGGTGCGCGACTTCCTGAGGGCCGTCGCCGAGCCGCTCTCGCTCGAAACGCCCGTCGGCGACAATGAGGATGCTTCCCTCGGCGAGTTTCTCGAGGAGAGGGGAACCGAGACGCCCCAGGACGCCGCGGCCCGCGCCATGCTGCGCCGCCGCATCGAAGACATCCTCTGCACGCTCAGCGAGCGCGAGCGCGAGGTGATCCTGCTTCGGTTTGGCCTCAACGGCGGCCGCGCGCACACGCTCGAAGAGGTCGCCCGGTGCTTCCAAGTCACGCGCGAGAGAATCCGCCAGATCGAGCAGAAGAGCCTCAAGAAGCTCAAACACCCTTCGCGGGCGAGGCGGCTGCTCGAAGTGATCGAGTGA
- the aspS gene encoding aspartate--tRNA ligase, which translates to MSFVQRTHSCGALRLSDVGSTVVLNGWVHKVRDLGGLFFVDLRDRSGLVQLLLDPSHFSNLGELKPETCLSVSGEVRERSAEAKNPRMGTGEIEIVAAAYSILGPCKTLPFPLSEEEEMRQVNEELRIKHRYLDLRRPAMVRRLSIRAAAVRKIRAYLDERGFLEIETPIITKSTPEGARDYLVPYRLQPGEFYALPQSPQQYKQLLMVAGLERYYQIAKCFRDESQRSDRQPEFTQLDLEMSFVTQEDVLQLAEGLTRSVCNELIEGFALDKEPVAEFVRLTYDEAVHLYGTDKPDLRFGLPLFDITEIAERCGFSVFARTVEGGGMVRGIRYPGGASLSRKEVGVLEEFAREFGAKGLATLAVDAEPGEDPAYVAKDGRAVRGSIAKFFQPEELERILAAAEAEPGDLLCFVADQYMAGNNVLARLRNEIGKRTGLRDKRKLCFVWVLDFPLVEWNEEEKRWEAVHHLFTGPKEEDLIYLDSDPGRIRADCYDIVCNGMEWASGSIRIHRADIQARVCTLLGIDEATQRERFGHMLDAFGYGAPPHGGIAPGIDRLVMILTDDDNIREVMAFPKIGNGYDPMMDAPSTIDEAQWKELGLKLR; encoded by the coding sequence ATGAGTTTCGTCCAAAGAACGCATTCCTGCGGCGCCCTGCGCCTGAGCGACGTCGGTTCGACGGTGGTCCTGAACGGTTGGGTGCACAAAGTGCGCGATCTGGGAGGGCTGTTCTTCGTCGACCTGCGCGACCGCTCGGGACTCGTGCAGTTGCTCCTCGATCCATCGCACTTTTCCAACCTGGGCGAGTTGAAGCCCGAGACGTGCCTCAGCGTGAGCGGGGAAGTCCGCGAGCGCTCGGCCGAAGCGAAGAACCCGCGGATGGGCACGGGCGAAATCGAGATCGTCGCCGCCGCGTACTCGATCCTCGGACCTTGCAAGACGTTGCCTTTCCCGCTGAGCGAAGAAGAGGAGATGCGGCAGGTCAACGAGGAGCTGCGCATCAAACACCGGTACCTCGACCTCCGCCGCCCGGCCATGGTGCGGCGCCTCTCGATCCGCGCCGCCGCGGTGCGCAAGATCCGCGCGTATCTCGACGAGCGGGGGTTCCTCGAAATTGAGACCCCCATCATCACGAAGAGCACCCCCGAAGGGGCGCGCGACTACCTCGTGCCCTACCGGCTCCAGCCCGGGGAGTTCTATGCGCTGCCCCAAAGCCCCCAACAGTACAAGCAGCTTCTGATGGTGGCGGGCCTCGAGCGCTATTACCAGATCGCCAAGTGCTTCCGCGACGAGAGCCAGCGGAGCGACCGGCAACCTGAATTCACCCAACTCGACCTTGAGATGTCGTTCGTGACGCAGGAGGACGTGCTGCAGCTTGCCGAGGGCCTCACCCGATCCGTCTGCAACGAGTTGATCGAAGGGTTCGCGCTCGACAAGGAGCCGGTCGCCGAGTTCGTAAGGCTCACCTACGACGAGGCGGTCCACCTGTACGGAACGGACAAACCGGACCTGCGCTTCGGATTGCCCCTCTTCGACATCACCGAAATCGCCGAGCGCTGCGGCTTCTCCGTGTTCGCGCGGACGGTGGAGGGAGGCGGGATGGTGCGCGGCATCCGCTATCCGGGCGGAGCGTCGCTCTCCCGCAAGGAGGTCGGCGTCCTGGAGGAGTTCGCCCGCGAATTCGGCGCGAAAGGCCTTGCCACCTTGGCGGTCGACGCCGAGCCTGGGGAAGATCCCGCCTATGTCGCGAAGGACGGCCGCGCGGTGCGGGGCTCGATCGCGAAGTTCTTCCAGCCCGAAGAGCTGGAGCGGATCCTGGCGGCGGCCGAAGCGGAACCGGGAGACCTGCTCTGCTTCGTGGCGGACCAGTACATGGCGGGAAACAACGTGCTCGCCAGGCTCCGCAACGAGATCGGCAAGCGCACGGGCTTGCGGGACAAGCGCAAGCTGTGCTTCGTTTGGGTGCTGGACTTCCCGCTCGTGGAGTGGAACGAGGAGGAGAAGCGCTGGGAGGCGGTGCACCACCTGTTCACCGGGCCCAAGGAGGAGGATCTCATCTACCTTGACTCCGACCCCGGACGCATCCGCGCCGACTGCTACGACATCGTGTGTAACGGCATGGAGTGGGCCTCGGGCTCGATCCGAATCCACCGCGCGGACATTCAGGCTCGGGTATGCACCCTGCTGGGCATCGACGAAGCCACGCAGCGGGAGCGGTTCGGGCACATGCTCGACGCGTTCGGTTACGGCGCTCCGCCGCACGGCGGCATCGCCCCGGGCATCGACCGCCTCGTGATGATCCTCACGGACGACGACAACATCCGCGAGGTCATGGCCTTCCCGAAAATCGGGAACGGCTACGACCCGATGATGGACGCCCCCAGCACGATCGACGAAGCCCAGTGGAAGGAGCTCGGCCTGAAGCTTCGGTAA
- the nadC gene encoding carboxylating nicotinate-nucleotide diphosphorylase produces the protein MVDDAIQEDVGFGDVTAPCIDPDQTSEWFIEAQADGVLCGMGIVDHLLGPTGNDPDEAAVTILMADGSAVKRGDRVAQGLQSTLRVLSMERTALNFTMHLSGVATLTRAFVERVQGTEARIADTRKTLPGLRSLQKYAVRCGGGCNHRMGLFDGAMIKDNHIRASGDIAEAVRRVRAVASHMTKIEVECESIEQVEEAVDAGADIVLLDNMDPFMMREAVTKFAGACVFEASGGITLDTVKGVAKTGVDYISVGALTHSAPALPFHLELS, from the coding sequence GTGGTTGACGACGCCATCCAGGAAGATGTGGGATTCGGCGACGTCACCGCTCCGTGCATCGACCCCGATCAAACCAGCGAATGGTTCATCGAAGCGCAGGCGGATGGCGTCCTGTGCGGCATGGGCATCGTGGACCACCTTCTTGGCCCGACGGGCAACGACCCCGACGAGGCCGCAGTGACGATCTTGATGGCCGACGGCTCGGCGGTGAAGCGGGGAGACCGCGTGGCGCAGGGGCTGCAATCCACCCTGCGCGTGCTTTCGATGGAGCGAACCGCACTCAATTTCACCATGCACCTCAGCGGCGTGGCGACGCTCACGCGCGCCTTCGTGGAGCGCGTTCAGGGAACCGAGGCGCGCATTGCGGACACGCGCAAGACGCTTCCGGGGCTCCGCTCGCTGCAGAAGTACGCCGTGCGGTGCGGGGGCGGCTGCAACCACCGCATGGGCCTCTTCGACGGCGCGATGATCAAGGACAACCACATCCGCGCGTCCGGGGACATTGCCGAAGCGGTGCGCCGCGTGCGCGCCGTCGCCTCCCACATGACCAAGATCGAGGTCGAGTGCGAATCGATCGAGCAGGTGGAGGAGGCCGTGGACGCGGGTGCGGACATCGTGCTGCTCGACAACATGGATCCGTTCATGATGCGCGAGGCCGTGACGAAGTTCGCCGGGGCGTGCGTGTTCGAAGCCAGCGGCGGCATCACGCTCGACACGGTGAAGGGCGTGGCGAAGACGGGCGTCGATTACATCTCCGTCGGTGCGCTCACCCACTCGGCGCCGGCGCTGCCCTTCCATCTGGAGTTGTCGTGA
- a CDS encoding biotin--[acetyl-CoA-carboxylase] ligase, producing the protein MKNPLDDGPFLVLDEVESTQTVVADALRTGEPVGAVLALHQTRGRGRFDREWISEPGASLNLSLAMAAYSDHGEPWLVGMAVAVAVAGALHSELRWPNDLVLQGSKLGGILVEIVEDSRGRRVPVVGIGVNLNQTTFPEPLAKIATSLALHREGPFVPEEVARAILGRFAETPEPESWQSLEAIWGLFDDTPGKHYRLTDGREAVALGIGPHGELLCSVAGESMTVLAADAIFG; encoded by the coding sequence GTGAAGAACCCTCTGGACGACGGCCCGTTCCTGGTGCTGGACGAGGTGGAATCGACGCAGACCGTCGTCGCCGATGCCCTGAGGACGGGGGAACCGGTCGGCGCGGTGCTCGCGCTGCATCAAACGCGCGGCCGAGGACGGTTCGATCGGGAGTGGATCAGCGAGCCCGGGGCGTCCCTCAACCTCTCGCTGGCGATGGCCGCGTACTCCGACCACGGCGAACCGTGGTTGGTGGGCATGGCCGTGGCGGTCGCGGTGGCGGGCGCGTTGCACTCCGAGCTCAGGTGGCCCAACGATCTGGTGCTTCAGGGGAGCAAGCTTGGCGGCATTCTTGTCGAGATCGTCGAGGACTCCCGGGGCCGACGGGTTCCCGTCGTCGGCATCGGCGTGAACCTCAACCAGACGACGTTCCCCGAACCGCTCGCAAAGATCGCGACCAGTTTGGCTCTCCACCGCGAAGGCCCCTTCGTTCCCGAAGAGGTGGCCCGGGCGATCCTGGGTCGCTTCGCCGAGACTCCCGAGCCGGAGAGCTGGCAGTCCTTGGAGGCGATCTGGGGGCTCTTCGACGACACCCCCGGAAAGCACTACCGCCTCACCGATGGGCGCGAAGCCGTCGCGTTGGGCATCGGGCCCCACGGGGAGCTTCTCTGTTCGGTCGCCGGCGAGTCGATGACGGTCCTCGCGGCCGACGCGATCTTCGGCTAG
- a CDS encoding NmrA/HSCARG family protein, translating into MSDKKVIAVIGATGTQGGGLVAALLEDPEGPFVARAITRNPESAKAKELTANGVEVVAADLDDVESLKRAFSGAYGAYGVTNFWEHFSPEKELSQARNLAVAAKASGIQHFVWSTLEDTRKWVPLDSDQMPTLMDKYKVPHFDAKGESDAIFRELGVPTTFLLTSFYWDNFIHSGMGPQRGPDGKLAIAFPMDDKKLPGIAAEDIGRCAYGVFKEGPKLIGQTIGIAGDHLSGPEIAESLSRAMGEHIGFHAISATDYRGLGFPGADDLGNMFQFKRDFNDDFRAARSVERARELNPKLQSFAEWAAKHNEEVPVP; encoded by the coding sequence ATGTCCGACAAGAAAGTCATCGCTGTGATCGGCGCCACCGGGACGCAGGGAGGCGGGCTCGTCGCCGCACTCCTCGAAGACCCCGAGGGCCCCTTCGTCGCGCGCGCCATCACCCGCAATCCCGAATCCGCCAAAGCCAAGGAGCTGACCGCGAATGGCGTGGAGGTCGTTGCGGCCGATCTCGACGACGTCGAGAGCCTAAAACGGGCGTTTTCGGGCGCTTACGGCGCTTATGGAGTCACCAATTTCTGGGAGCACTTCTCTCCGGAGAAGGAGTTGAGCCAAGCACGGAACCTTGCCGTTGCGGCCAAGGCCTCCGGCATCCAGCACTTCGTATGGTCCACGCTTGAGGACACCCGCAAGTGGGTGCCGCTCGACAGCGACCAGATGCCGACGTTGATGGACAAGTACAAGGTGCCGCATTTCGACGCGAAGGGCGAGTCCGATGCGATCTTTCGGGAACTGGGCGTGCCGACCACGTTCTTGCTCACTTCGTTCTACTGGGACAATTTCATCCACTCCGGCATGGGACCTCAGCGCGGTCCCGACGGCAAACTCGCCATTGCGTTCCCGATGGATGACAAGAAGCTGCCGGGCATCGCCGCGGAGGACATCGGCCGCTGCGCCTACGGGGTGTTCAAGGAGGGCCCAAAGCTCATCGGCCAAACGATCGGCATTGCAGGAGATCACCTCTCGGGGCCGGAGATCGCGGAGTCCCTAAGCCGCGCCATGGGCGAACACATCGGCTTCCATGCGATCAGCGCCACCGATTATCGAGGGCTCGGATTCCCGGGTGCCGACGACCTGGGGAACATGTTCCAGTTCAAACGGGACTTCAACGACGATTTCCGGGCAGCCCGAAGCGTGGAGCGGGCGCGAGAGCTGAATCCGAAGCTGCAATCGTTCGCGGAGTGGGCCGCCAAGCACAACGAGGAGGTCCCGGTCCCGTAA
- a CDS encoding zinc ribbon domain-containing protein codes for MTCAKCGAQNLENAKFCDRCGAKLETPPPPAPAPTEPAKRFCSACGTPLKPAAKFCGSCGAPQQGAAAPQEPARQTAAAPSPTPQAAPAPPAAAAPRPAPAFQTQAPPPSAYRPPAPAGPSHPPSARPKGKGCRTGCIVLVVLLALLAVGAYYVWNNVVLSNPAALVGTWKVEGGKSDLTTEKFSFEAADGGAKLVQDGPEKLPFDIVLKPEGGRVFKARVTNPADKSKWVDITAELEGFTTLKLKAEMPDGTTEEAEATRVLGSDN; via the coding sequence ATGACGTGTGCGAAATGCGGCGCCCAGAACCTTGAGAACGCCAAGTTCTGCGACCGTTGCGGGGCGAAGCTCGAGACACCACCCCCGCCCGCGCCCGCACCGACGGAACCGGCGAAGCGTTTCTGCAGCGCGTGTGGCACTCCGCTGAAGCCCGCGGCCAAGTTCTGCGGATCCTGCGGGGCGCCCCAACAAGGGGCTGCCGCGCCGCAGGAGCCCGCACGGCAAACCGCCGCTGCGCCATCTCCCACACCCCAAGCCGCTCCGGCCCCGCCAGCGGCAGCGGCGCCCCGACCCGCGCCCGCGTTCCAAACGCAAGCGCCCCCTCCGTCCGCCTACCGGCCCCCCGCCCCGGCGGGACCGAGCCATCCGCCGTCGGCCCGCCCGAAGGGCAAGGGCTGCCGGACCGGATGCATCGTGCTGGTGGTGCTCCTGGCGCTGCTCGCCGTTGGGGCGTACTACGTGTGGAACAACGTGGTGCTCTCGAATCCGGCGGCCTTGGTGGGCACCTGGAAAGTCGAGGGCGGCAAATCGGACCTCACGACCGAGAAGTTCTCTTTCGAGGCGGCCGATGGAGGTGCAAAACTGGTCCAGGACGGCCCCGAAAAACTCCCCTTCGACATCGTGCTGAAGCCCGAAGGGGGACGCGTTTTCAAGGCACGGGTCACCAACCCCGCGGACAAATCGAAGTGGGTGGACATCACCGCGGAACTTGAGGGCTTCACCACCCTGAAGCTCAAGGCCGAGATGCCGGACGGAACGACCGAAGAAGCGGAAGCCACCCGGGTCCTCGGCTCGGACAACTGA
- a CDS encoding ATP-binding cassette domain-containing protein, whose protein sequence is MIEGKGLSKAFGTVPVLRELTFRFETGKRGVLLGQSGTGKTTLLRLIAGLELPDSGSLWIDGNNMQGVPPHARGIGFLFQAPALWPHMTVLQNALFAMEEPDEPRVRALLARVGLGELADRFPHEVSGGQARRAALVRALAPRKPILLLDEPFAHLGHGPIEAVWELIDEEAATCGATVVAAVHESQEAERWGGTVVDLNR, encoded by the coding sequence ATGATCGAGGGGAAAGGCCTGAGCAAGGCGTTTGGGACGGTGCCAGTTCTTCGGGAACTCACGTTCCGCTTCGAGACAGGGAAACGCGGCGTGCTGCTCGGGCAATCCGGCACGGGCAAGACCACGCTGCTCCGGCTGATCGCCGGTTTGGAACTTCCCGATTCGGGGAGCTTGTGGATCGATGGGAACAACATGCAAGGCGTTCCCCCCCACGCCCGTGGAATCGGGTTCCTGTTCCAGGCGCCGGCCCTTTGGCCGCACATGACTGTGCTGCAAAACGCGCTCTTCGCGATGGAAGAGCCGGACGAGCCCCGCGTGCGCGCCCTGCTCGCCCGTGTGGGTCTCGGCGAGCTCGCCGATCGCTTTCCACACGAGGTCTCCGGGGGCCAGGCCCGCCGTGCGGCGTTGGTGCGGGCCCTGGCTCCGCGCAAGCCGATCCTCCTGCTCGACGAGCCGTTTGCGCATCTTGGGCACGGTCCGATCGAAGCGGTCTGGGAGTTGATCGACGAGGAGGCCGCCACATGCGGCGCGACCGTCGTCGCCGCCGTCCACGAGTCCCAGGAAGCCGAACGCTGGGGCGGCACGGTCGTGGACCTCAACCGCTGA
- a CDS encoding extracellular solute-binding protein, whose translation MLAPTVPVRHALLLAPVFALMALAATGCRTGSTPTEEVVVYTSVDQVFAEPVLKAFEDETGIRVKPVFDVEATKAAGLATRIEAEAGRPAADVFWNGEFAQTARLKAKGLLQPYSSKAAAKFPEALRDEDSEWTGLTPRLRVWISGSGFEPRPIGIDEMPDLDLPGERMAVSNPLFGTASFQAAALDAILGEEGTRRYYDALEKKGIRVVPGNSVVRDLVVAGQATLGLTDSDDACGAVRKGAKVHVFLPRQTLMIPATVAIVKGAPHQEAARKLVDFLLGPKTEAMLVEAGFCQLRLHEGSPEPCLKLPQPDLYDVDLATIADHLQRTSATLRERFLR comes from the coding sequence ATGCTCGCCCCTACAGTACCCGTGCGGCATGCACTGTTGCTTGCCCCCGTTTTTGCCCTCATGGCGCTTGCCGCAACTGGGTGTCGGACTGGCTCCACCCCCACGGAGGAGGTGGTCGTCTACACGTCCGTCGACCAGGTCTTCGCCGAACCCGTGCTGAAAGCGTTCGAGGACGAAACCGGCATTCGCGTCAAGCCGGTGTTCGACGTCGAGGCGACGAAGGCGGCCGGCCTCGCCACGAGGATCGAGGCCGAAGCGGGCCGGCCCGCCGCCGACGTCTTCTGGAACGGCGAGTTCGCCCAAACCGCGCGCCTCAAGGCGAAGGGCTTGCTCCAGCCCTACTCCTCGAAGGCGGCGGCGAAGTTCCCCGAGGCGCTGCGCGACGAGGACTCGGAATGGACCGGGCTCACTCCTCGACTCCGGGTCTGGATCAGCGGCTCCGGTTTCGAGCCAAGGCCCATTGGGATCGACGAGATGCCCGATCTCGACCTCCCCGGGGAACGCATGGCGGTCAGCAACCCTCTGTTCGGAACCGCGAGTTTTCAAGCGGCGGCCCTGGATGCGATCCTCGGCGAGGAGGGGACTCGGCGCTACTACGACGCCCTGGAGAAGAAGGGGATTCGGGTCGTCCCGGGCAACTCGGTCGTCCGCGATCTCGTGGTGGCAGGACAGGCCACCCTCGGACTGACGGACTCCGACGACGCCTGCGGGGCCGTGCGGAAAGGCGCAAAGGTCCACGTGTTCCTGCCCAGGCAGACGTTGATGATCCCCGCGACGGTGGCGATCGTCAAGGGCGCGCCCCACCAAGAGGCCGCTCGAAAACTCGTCGACTTCCTGCTCGGCCCGAAGACCGAGGCGATGTTGGTGGAAGCCGGGTTCTGCCAATTGCGGCTGCACGAGGGTTCGCCCGAGCCTTGCCTGAAACTCCCCCAACCCGATCTGTACGACGTGGATCTCGCGACGATCGCCGACCACCTCCAGCGCACGAGCGCGACGCTGCGCGAGCGATTCCTGCGATAG
- a CDS encoding zinc-ribbon domain-containing protein, with protein MRLRDSNPKAYDASARRTLLDAYFEALERMRSEQETSDAKPETVAELGALWDRYVEGTPRPMLSRCPFSKEAVHHSIDPYGLDGLWWAFDSPARPIETLPPTFFALTGAVKLGSDREAIPLLCKPGPEVPFVVPRVLRHTAVRAVVTSLPIGAHTGFPIFYFANPIPWDLERVDTWGTGLYRFETLEGRNAWHSSGWEPEDFDFDLARWMRAGKLFWIDPDDPDGGLRGDPDGCPFLDVQGRRLPMNLQGTQVWDGVIFSEQELEDALAATARADVQAELGAQTTGKPADETGQSAASGTPGVPAEPEAPVVPEPAPEASPESEPPTQPGPKFCRECGQPLRPGAKFCGNCGTPVRRA; from the coding sequence GTGAGATTGCGCGACTCCAATCCGAAAGCCTACGACGCCTCGGCGCGACGCACGCTTCTGGACGCCTACTTCGAGGCCCTCGAGCGGATGCGCTCGGAGCAGGAGACGTCGGACGCGAAACCGGAGACGGTGGCCGAGTTGGGAGCGCTTTGGGACCGGTACGTCGAAGGCACGCCTCGTCCCATGCTCTCGCGCTGTCCCTTCTCGAAAGAGGCCGTGCATCACTCGATCGACCCGTACGGCCTCGACGGCCTGTGGTGGGCGTTCGACTCCCCTGCGCGGCCGATCGAGACGTTGCCCCCGACGTTCTTCGCACTCACGGGAGCCGTGAAGCTGGGTTCCGATCGCGAGGCGATTCCCCTCCTGTGCAAGCCGGGCCCCGAAGTGCCGTTCGTGGTGCCGCGCGTGTTGCGCCACACGGCGGTGCGCGCGGTGGTCACCTCGCTTCCGATCGGTGCCCACACGGGTTTCCCGATCTTCTACTTCGCGAACCCCATCCCTTGGGATCTCGAGCGGGTGGACACGTGGGGCACGGGGCTGTACCGTTTCGAGACCCTCGAGGGACGCAACGCGTGGCACTCGAGCGGTTGGGAGCCAGAGGATTTCGACTTCGACCTCGCGCGTTGGATGAGGGCGGGAAAGCTGTTCTGGATCGATCCCGACGATCCCGACGGCGGTTTGCGTGGGGATCCCGACGGTTGCCCGTTCTTGGACGTGCAGGGCCGTCGTCTGCCGATGAACCTGCAGGGAACCCAGGTGTGGGACGGGGTCATCTTCTCGGAGCAGGAGTTGGAGGATGCGTTGGCCGCCACCGCGAGGGCCGATGTGCAGGCGGAGTTGGGGGCGCAGACCACCGGGAAGCCCGCCGACGAGACAGGACAGTCGGCGGCAAGCGGGACTCCGGGCGTCCCGGCAGAACCCGAGGCGCCCGTGGTGCCGGAACCGGCGCCTGAAGCATCACCGGAGTCGGAACCCCCAACACAACCCGGACCGAAATTCTGCCGCGAGTGCGGCCAGCCGCTGCGCCCTGGAGCCAAGTTCTGCGGCAACTGCGGCACCCCCGTGCGTAGGGCATAG
- a CDS encoding dienelactone hydrolase family protein, whose product MLKLNQGDVVLHLSTARLHGWYQEPTRDNPVVVFAQANSGTRHSANDRFVAEQLIEAGFGTLLFDLLTEEEDRAYQNRSDIPLLSSRLVEAVRWSELATVGERVPMALYGANTGAAAALAAAETLGTEIRALVSHEGRVDLAAGALPQVRCPTLFLVGGLDLEGVLATRDAMQRMPSQTVKEMQVVPGATPLFEEPGALARAVELARDWFRTYAVR is encoded by the coding sequence ATGCTGAAGCTCAACCAAGGGGACGTCGTCCTCCACCTGAGCACGGCGAGACTGCATGGGTGGTACCAAGAACCGACGAGGGACAACCCCGTTGTCGTCTTCGCCCAGGCCAACAGCGGCACCCGCCACAGCGCGAACGACCGGTTCGTGGCCGAACAGCTCATCGAGGCGGGATTCGGCACGCTCCTCTTCGACCTCCTCACCGAGGAGGAAGATCGGGCCTACCAGAACCGCTCCGACATACCGCTGCTCAGCAGCCGCCTGGTCGAGGCGGTGCGCTGGTCCGAACTCGCGACGGTCGGGGAACGCGTCCCCATGGCCCTCTACGGTGCGAACACCGGAGCCGCAGCCGCCCTGGCGGCCGCCGAAACCCTCGGAACCGAAATTCGAGCGCTCGTCTCGCACGAGGGCCGGGTGGATCTTGCCGCCGGCGCGTTGCCGCAGGTGAGGTGCCCCACGCTCTTTCTCGTGGGCGGACTCGACCTCGAGGGGGTGCTGGCTACCCGGGATGCCATGCAGCGCATGCCCTCCCAAACGGTGAAGGAGATGCAGGTCGTACCGGGTGCCACGCCGCTCTTCGAGGAACCCGGGGCGCTCGCCCGAGCCGTCGAGCTTGCACGCGACTGGTTCCGAACCTACGCGGTGCGGTAG
- a CDS encoding cyclic nucleotide-binding domain-containing protein, translated as MSSDDTLEMLRRAGECPLFDGLGDPDMERLLAMAERKSFADGAPVVRHGERGSELMVILAGRCEVRNSMHDLITVLEAGALLGEVGFIDGEGRSANVLASGPAEVLAFREGLLDALRDTPELRAQFVLNLAKILCQKLRATTRLAEASFV; from the coding sequence GTGAGCAGCGACGATACTCTGGAGATGTTGAGGCGGGCGGGCGAGTGTCCGTTGTTCGACGGGCTGGGCGACCCCGATATGGAGCGGCTCTTGGCGATGGCCGAGCGCAAGTCCTTTGCCGACGGGGCCCCCGTCGTCCGCCACGGCGAGCGAGGCAGCGAACTCATGGTCATCCTCGCGGGTCGGTGCGAAGTGCGCAACTCCATGCACGATCTCATCACAGTGCTCGAGGCGGGCGCGCTTCTCGGCGAAGTGGGGTTCATCGACGGGGAAGGGCGATCCGCCAACGTCCTTGCCAGCGGTCCGGCCGAGGTGCTCGCCTTCCGCGAGGGCCTGCTGGACGCCTTGCGCGACACCCCCGAGCTGCGCGCCCAGTTCGTGCTCAACCTGGCGAAAATCCTCTGCCAGAAACTTCGGGCCACGACGAGGCTCGCCGAAGCAAGCTTCGTCTAG